The following proteins are encoded in a genomic region of Enoplosus armatus isolate fEnoArm2 chromosome 11, fEnoArm2.hap1, whole genome shotgun sequence:
- the LOC139292890 gene encoding ICOS ligand-like, producing MSAVLVAYCLLFVPGATAAVEVNATVGQSVVLPCALVTAAPVDLKKLRFYWQDEGNYVLYSFNEGKERPEHVNELYRGRIAAFPEHMSGGNVSVKVKNVTLGDNQKLFQVFAAVFDSGGTRRYSLKHMEICQIAVHVAVPFKSVRLAVNDATRAAACTAHTGFPKPLVKWRLQHLFNNSLHLLDQGGVHTTTVQDPKDQLYSFSSTINIPGGRYESVTCVVDNPTLNVTVTATHVLNTGEAQRSPPGWAVGLMVAAVVLRA from the exons ATGTCTGCTGTGTTAGTGGCATACTGTCTTCTGTTTG TGCCCGGTGCAACGGCGGCGGTTGAAGTCAACGCTACTGTCGGCCAGTCGGTGGTACTCCCATGTGCTCTGGTGACCGCCGCTCCCGTGGACTTAAAGAAACTACGCTTTTACTGGCAGGATGAaggaaattatgttttgtacTCTTTTAACGAAGGGAAGGAGAGGCCCGAGCACGTGAATGAACTGTACCGAGGCAGGATCGCCGCCTTCCCGGAACACATGAGCGGAGGAAATGTTTCGGTCAAAGTTAAAAACGTAACACTTGGAGATAACCAAAAGCTGTTCCAGGTTTTTGCGGCAGTTTTTGATAGCGGAGGGACGAGGAGGTACAGCCTTAAACACATGGAAATCTGCCAGATTGCTGTCCATGTTGCAG TTCCTTTCAAGAGTGTGAGACTTGCTGTAAATGACGCAACAAGGGCTGCCGCCTGCACCGCCCACACGGGGTTCCCCAAGCCTTTGGTGAAGTGGAGACTCCAGCACCTGTTCAACAACTCTCTACACCTTTTAGACCAGGGGGGTGTACACACTACGACAGTGCAGGACCCTAAAGATCAGCTCTACAGTTTCAGCAGCACTATAAATATCCCCGGAGGCCGATACGAGTCTGTGACCTGCGTCGTCGACAACCCTACCCTGAATGTGACCGTGACTGCCACCCACGTTTTAAACACAG GTGAAGCCCAGAGGAGCCCCCCCGGCTGGGCCGTAGGTCTGATGGTGGCTGCTGTTGTTCTACGAGCCTGA